The Coffea arabica cultivar ET-39 chromosome 2c, Coffea Arabica ET-39 HiFi, whole genome shotgun sequence genome includes the window AAAGGAAAATGAGTAAAGGAAGCAGTGGTGCCGCTCTCAAGGGAGGGAAGAAGAAAGGATCGACGTTCGTGATTGATTGTTCGAAGCCGGTGGAGGATAAGATCATGGACATTTCCTCACTGGAAAAGTACCTTCAAGAGCGTATCAAGGTCGGCGGGAAGGCCGGCGCTCTTGGAGATTCCGTCTCCGTTGCTCGTGATAAGACTAAGATTACCGTCACCACTGAGTCCAGCTTCTCCAAGAGGTAAATTTTTT containing:
- the LOC113727689 gene encoding large ribosomal subunit protein eL22y, with amino-acid sequence MSKGSSGAALKGGKKKGSTFVIDCSKPVEDKIMDISSLEKYLQERIKVGGKAGALGDSVSVARDKTKITVTTESSFSKRYLKYLTKKYLKKNNVRDWLRVIASNKDRSVYELRYFNIAENEAEEED